DNA sequence from the Bacillota bacterium genome:
ACTCGCATACGCTCGCCCTTGACATCCACCAACAGAGTGTATTGATGTAAGTATCTAAAATAAAAGAAAGGAGACCTAACTTAGCCCGGCAAAAAAATTGTCTTGACAATGGGGAGCATCATATTTCTCATATTTTTATTTCTAACTTTTGGGCCAGGTCTAATTGCGCCAACAATACGGTCATTAGGCTTCCAATCAATAATAATTGGAGCCCCTTGATCATCACCTAACCAATACGCTAAATCTCCAGCATTCCTTGCAAATGGTGTAAGCAGCAAAAAACGTGTTCTGTTTCTTTCTCTTTTTAGTGTAGCCAAAAGAAGTTCAAGTCTTGCTCCTCTCTCTTTTTCGTTTATATTATGTGCTTCATCAACAACAACTAAAGATATACTCTTTACTGATTCATGGTCTGCACGAATAAGCAAATCAAGCTTTTCAGGAGTTGTAACTAAAATATTAAACTCCTGACAAAGAAGATTGTTTTCAATCGGATTTAACTCGAAAGATGGGGTTGCTATTCTAGTCACTAACTGGCTTCCCAGGTGTCCTTTTAAAGTAAGTGCAATCTGGGTTACCAGCGCTTTTGTCGGAGCTAAATAAATTATTTTACTTTCAGGGTCATCATAAAATGCTTGAAGAATTGCTAGTTCTGCAAGTAAAGTTTTTCCTGCACTTGTAGGCATACTTATAACAATCGCACTTTTTGTAGGGTCCAATAAGCTCTGTTTTAGGGCTTCTCTTTGAGAGTACCATAATTCTAATACTGGTTTACTACTAGTTTTTGATAAACTAAATAAAAACCTTTTTGTTCTTGGAGGCATTATAACTGAATATATGCTTGCGTCGATAAGTTGTTTACATGCTTCGCCCAATTTATTAGAAAAAATTCTTAATGGAGGATTAATACCTCCTTGAAGCAACTCTCTTGCATTCAAAACGTATCTATCAATATCTCCTTTTAATCCTTTAGCAGAAAGACTTTTTGTTTCATATAACCCACATAAAAACTCAGCTGTTATTTGTACTGGCTTAATCAAATTATATAGTGCCACTATTGTAGATAATTTTCTATGTAAATAGTATTCGCCTTGTATTGTATATATATTTAGATACTTCTTCTCGCACTCATTCTGCATTTTTCTGAGTTCATCAATTATCTTCAATGCTTGATGCAAATCATCATAACCATC
Encoded proteins:
- a CDS encoding DEAD/DEAH box helicase, with protein sequence MPIDISKDIKVQIEQLRNIASESIDTANLFYLKKQFSTDFGGDIPHLSTEHAELSTAARSMEILGYDLISRYYKDAELQKKAWQELLWPAYRIQRSIYLDNTNNNEALINKVFDGLQANRQPEIRLELKQINLSKPIYNCETIPWDEFLYNELMRVFLLTVRKKDGYDDLHQALKIIDELRKMQNECEKKYLNIYTIQGEYYLHRKLSTIVALYNLIKPVQITAEFLCGLYETKSLSAKGLKGDIDRYVLNARELLQGGINPPLRIFSNKLGEACKQLIDASIYSVIMPPRTKRFLFSLSKTSSKPVLELWYSQREALKQSLLDPTKSAIVISMPTSAGKTLLAELAILQAFYDDPESKIIYLAPTKALVTQIALTLKGHLGSQLVTRIATPSFELNPIENNLLCQEFNILVTTPEKLDLLIRADHESVKSISLVVVDEAHNINEKERGARLELLLATLKRERNRTRFLLLTPFARNAGDLAYWLGDDQGAPIIIDWKPNDRIVGAIRPGPKVRNKNMRNMMLPIVKTIFLPG